A region of Myxococcus stipitatus DSM 14675 DNA encodes the following proteins:
- a CDS encoding M23 family metallopeptidase: MFSSRARGLLDFCMAVLCVWTAYHHTPAGALVRKASAWAFSTQSTARPLLAFYDGMTGTTLAAPMVAPEVSLVRALTSAEALAWGTHLALKGMDARARAPATALAQEQGISMSTLVDPVEGPVAARRLLSGLAEDFPREEARVTAVFVGRVPARYAQERAEAEGGALTLEALSRQLPPGFEAASVGAAQALALSTAFGLAWPVSEGARVTSPFGERNHPVLGTRKMHTGVDLGVPTGTAVAAVAEGVVRRASEDSVNGRVLVLDHGRGVTTAYCHNSELLVRVGEQVTRGQLIARSGNTGRSTGPHLHYQLELASRPMDPLKFRASVRTVSQDAPF, encoded by the coding sequence ATGTTCTCGAGCCGAGCCCGAGGGCTGCTGGACTTCTGCATGGCGGTGCTGTGCGTGTGGACGGCGTACCACCACACGCCCGCGGGGGCGCTGGTGCGCAAGGCCTCCGCGTGGGCCTTCTCCACGCAGAGCACCGCGCGACCGTTGTTGGCGTTCTACGACGGCATGACGGGCACGACGCTGGCCGCGCCCATGGTGGCTCCGGAGGTTTCGCTGGTGCGCGCGCTGACGAGCGCCGAGGCGCTGGCATGGGGCACACACCTGGCGCTGAAGGGAATGGACGCGCGCGCGCGGGCTCCCGCGACGGCGCTGGCGCAGGAGCAGGGCATCTCCATGTCGACGCTGGTGGACCCGGTGGAGGGGCCCGTCGCGGCGCGCAGGCTCCTGTCGGGGCTGGCGGAGGACTTTCCGCGCGAGGAGGCCCGGGTGACGGCCGTCTTCGTCGGACGCGTGCCCGCGCGCTATGCGCAGGAGCGTGCCGAGGCGGAAGGGGGCGCGTTGACGCTCGAGGCGCTGAGCCGGCAGCTTCCTCCTGGCTTCGAAGCGGCCTCGGTGGGAGCGGCGCAGGCGTTGGCCCTGTCCACGGCTTTTGGTCTGGCGTGGCCCGTGTCCGAAGGGGCACGTGTGACGAGCCCGTTCGGTGAGCGCAATCACCCCGTGCTGGGCACTCGGAAGATGCACACGGGCGTGGACCTGGGTGTCCCCACGGGCACGGCGGTGGCGGCCGTGGCGGAGGGCGTGGTGCGGCGCGCGAGTGAAGACTCCGTGAACGGCCGCGTGCTCGTATTGGACCATGGCCGAGGTGTGACGACGGCGTACTGCCACAACTCGGAGCTGCTCGTGCGGGTGGGGGAGCAGGTGACTCGGGGGCAGCTCATCGCTCGCTCCGGCAATACGGGCCGCTCCACGGGACCCCATCTGCACTATCAGCTCGAGCTGGCCTCGCGGCCCATGGACCCTCTCAAGTTCCGCGCTTCTGTTAGGACCGTGTCCCAGGACGCGCCTTTTTGA
- the dut gene encoding dUTP diphosphatase produces the protein MASSLTVQVRRVRAHPEPLPLPRYETELAAGLDLRADIDEERVLQPLARMAVPTGLALGLPPGYEGQVRPRSGLALRHGITLLNSPGTVDADYRGEVHAVLVNLSNEPFTVRRGDRVAQLVVAPVTSVTLAEVEVLDATARGGSGFGSTGR, from the coding sequence ATGGCCTCGTCCCTGACTGTGCAGGTGCGCCGTGTTCGCGCGCACCCAGAGCCCTTGCCGCTTCCCCGCTACGAGACCGAGCTCGCCGCCGGGCTGGATTTGCGGGCGGACATCGACGAGGAGCGAGTCCTCCAACCCCTCGCGCGGATGGCGGTTCCCACGGGGCTCGCGCTGGGGTTGCCGCCTGGGTACGAGGGCCAGGTGCGACCTCGCTCGGGGTTGGCGCTCCGACATGGAATCACCCTGCTGAACTCACCTGGGACGGTGGACGCGGACTATCGGGGCGAGGTGCACGCCGTCCTGGTCAACCTCTCCAACGAGCCCTTCACCGTGCGTCGGGGTGACCGGGTCGCCCAGCTGGTGGTGGCGCCGGTGACCTCGGTGACGCTGGCGGAGGTGGAGGTGCTCGACGCGACGGCGCGGGGTGGGAGTGGGTTCGGGTCCACGGGCCGATAA
- a CDS encoding protein kinase domain-containing protein encodes MLCYRCGSHVPETNDTCPTCGMKYDATARQAAGVARKRGLEGAPYKPGDVLAGRYSIKEVVGSGPMGFVFRAQDEEIDVEVALKTVHPRLVQQPEERTQFSFSMRVGKKLNHPNLLRVYEEGLDGERPFFTMQLLEGLTLRRMMEQRASRGQLFSLKDVEPLLAQMAAALDAAHRFGPHSDVKPENVIVLPDLLKVTDYGLGLAVPQLPFVQAQKGHRSDVYIAPEYVAGGELDTRMDVYSLGVVMGELLTGLVPTEGVVPGLTSLHPDLPTSFEALYRRALNINPLARPKSAGELHAEFANILARSPAAVTTRVRGVPPPPGSAQAAAVRMSARPPPPVPTDMMPIPTGIVSAAKPPPPVAAPHEEEEPPPPDATQPLDAATLAAIIGANPHASHQRLTEQAMPFISGPAARAAMESAQGGRASSDAGRGGGESPYGGRSAQDAAHGGRAGAEGGRSASESLHGGRSSGESSQSGRGGGESSQSGRGGGESLQSGRGGGESSQSGRGGGESSQGGRGGGESSQSGRGSGESSQGGRGGGESSQSGRGGGESSQSGRGGAEASQSGRGVGGSSQGGRSGGESSQSGRSGGESSQGGRSGSESAHGGRAGAEASQSGRGSGEPSQGGRGGGDPSRSGADSNHSGRSGAESLSRGSSEPSLSGRSSAEPSARSGGPAPRASGPMPSAQPRASSRGQDSVAGEAAPSVSGARSARGLESSPATSGARPVSRTLEAPVVPSIRTARTLETVPAMSGARTAPRALDFDPSMSGARSGARIAPTQRGNRPQKSSAKRRRLAFVWMVVLTVGGLALGAGGGYLLLNYWKSRGTPKPSAPSAGSVSRQGGNEVAPPLVVALSEKCQDGMRLVSGGSFKRGKVRDDELAKVDERPSENVMVNSFCIDEFEFPNQRGATPRVDVTLAQARALCEAAQKRLCTEDEWEKACKGPGNARFAYGNDYLQGTCNTKIPQAGIVPSIAASGTSPQCVSPGYRVADLSGNVAEWTETRIERRGTIQKGGAFNEPYADSRCSAVKYGDPEMASASVGFRCCSSAQP; translated from the coding sequence TTGCTTTGCTACCGCTGCGGAAGCCACGTCCCCGAGACGAATGACACCTGTCCCACCTGCGGGATGAAGTACGACGCGACTGCTCGACAGGCAGCCGGCGTCGCTCGCAAGCGGGGTCTGGAAGGCGCGCCCTACAAGCCCGGGGACGTCCTCGCCGGCCGCTACTCCATCAAGGAAGTGGTGGGCTCGGGCCCCATGGGCTTCGTCTTCCGGGCCCAGGACGAAGAGATAGACGTCGAGGTCGCGCTGAAGACCGTGCACCCGCGGCTCGTGCAGCAGCCCGAGGAGCGCACCCAGTTCTCCTTCTCGATGCGGGTGGGCAAGAAGCTCAACCACCCCAACCTGTTGCGCGTCTACGAAGAGGGGCTCGATGGCGAGCGGCCCTTCTTCACCATGCAGCTGTTGGAGGGATTGACGCTGCGGCGGATGATGGAGCAGCGCGCCTCGCGCGGGCAGCTCTTCTCGCTCAAGGACGTGGAGCCGCTGCTCGCGCAGATGGCCGCGGCGCTGGATGCCGCGCATCGCTTCGGTCCGCACTCCGACGTCAAGCCCGAGAACGTCATCGTCCTGCCGGACCTGCTGAAGGTGACGGACTACGGGCTGGGGCTCGCCGTGCCGCAGCTGCCCTTCGTCCAGGCGCAGAAGGGACATCGCTCGGATGTCTACATCGCGCCCGAGTACGTGGCGGGTGGTGAGCTCGACACGCGCATGGATGTGTACTCGCTCGGCGTGGTGATGGGTGAGCTCCTCACCGGGCTGGTGCCGACGGAAGGCGTGGTGCCGGGACTCACGTCGCTGCACCCGGACCTGCCCACGTCCTTCGAGGCGCTCTATCGCCGAGCGCTCAACATCAACCCGCTGGCCCGGCCGAAGTCCGCGGGGGAGCTGCACGCCGAGTTCGCCAACATCCTCGCGCGCTCGCCGGCCGCGGTGACCACGCGGGTGCGCGGTGTGCCGCCTCCCCCTGGGTCCGCGCAGGCCGCCGCGGTGAGGATGTCCGCTCGGCCTCCGCCGCCGGTGCCCACGGACATGATGCCGATTCCCACGGGCATCGTGTCCGCCGCGAAGCCGCCGCCGCCGGTGGCTGCTCCGCACGAGGAGGAAGAGCCGCCTCCGCCGGATGCGACGCAGCCGCTGGATGCGGCGACGCTCGCCGCCATCATTGGCGCGAATCCCCATGCGTCGCATCAGCGCCTCACCGAGCAGGCGATGCCGTTCATCTCCGGCCCGGCGGCTCGTGCCGCGATGGAGTCCGCGCAGGGGGGGCGTGCCTCGTCCGATGCCGGACGCGGCGGTGGTGAGTCGCCGTACGGTGGTCGTTCCGCGCAGGATGCCGCGCATGGCGGACGCGCGGGCGCCGAGGGCGGGAGGTCCGCGTCGGAGTCCTTGCACGGGGGCCGCTCTAGTGGCGAGTCGTCGCAGAGCGGACGCGGCGGTGGTGAGTCATCGCAGAGCGGACGCGGCGGTGGCGAGTCGCTGCAGAGCGGTCGCGGCGGTGGCGAGTCGTCGCAGAGCGGACGCGGCGGTGGTGAGTCGTCGCAGGGCGGTCGCGGCGGTGGCGAGTCGTCGCAGAGCGGTCGCGGCAGTGGTGAGTCGTCGCAGGGCGGTCGCGGCGGTGGTGAGTCATCGCAGAGCGGTCGCGGCGGTGGTGAGTCGTCGCAGAGCGGACGTGGCGGTGCTGAGGCCTCGCAGAGCGGTCGCGGCGTTGGTGGCTCGTCGCAAGGCGGTCGCAGCGGTGGCGAGTCGTCGCAGAGTGGTCGCAGCGGTGGTGAGTCGTCGCAGGGTGGTCGCAGCGGCAGTGAGTCGGCGCACGGTGGCCGCGCTGGTGCTGAGGCATCGCAGAGCGGTCGCGGAAGTGGTGAGCCTTCGCAGGGTGGTCGCGGCGGTGGTGACCCTTCGCGGTCCGGAGCGGATTCGAACCACAGTGGACGCTCGGGCGCGGAGAGCCTCTCGCGAGGCTCTTCAGAGCCGTCCCTGAGTGGACGCTCCAGTGCGGAGCCATCTGCGCGTTCGGGAGGCCCCGCGCCTCGCGCCTCCGGTCCGATGCCCTCGGCACAACCGCGAGCATCGTCGCGAGGCCAGGACTCGGTGGCGGGCGAAGCCGCTCCCTCCGTCTCCGGTGCCCGGTCCGCGCGCGGGCTGGAATCCTCTCCCGCGACGTCTGGTGCCCGCCCCGTGTCGCGGACCCTGGAAGCGCCCGTGGTGCCGAGCATCCGCACGGCACGCACGCTCGAGACCGTGCCGGCGATGTCGGGCGCGCGCACCGCGCCTCGGGCCCTCGACTTCGACCCGAGCATGTCGGGAGCGCGCTCGGGGGCACGCATCGCGCCGACTCAGCGGGGCAATCGCCCGCAGAAGTCCTCGGCCAAGCGTCGTCGTCTGGCGTTCGTCTGGATGGTGGTGCTGACGGTGGGTGGCCTCGCGCTCGGCGCGGGCGGCGGCTATCTGCTGTTGAACTACTGGAAGTCTCGCGGCACCCCGAAGCCGTCTGCTCCCTCCGCGGGTTCAGTGTCGCGGCAGGGGGGCAATGAAGTGGCGCCTCCGCTGGTCGTGGCCCTGTCTGAGAAGTGTCAGGACGGGATGCGGCTGGTGAGCGGAGGGTCCTTCAAGCGAGGCAAGGTCCGCGACGACGAACTCGCCAAGGTGGACGAGCGTCCCAGCGAGAACGTCATGGTGAACTCCTTCTGCATCGACGAGTTCGAGTTCCCGAACCAGCGGGGAGCGACCCCTCGAGTGGACGTCACCTTGGCTCAGGCACGTGCGCTGTGCGAGGCGGCGCAGAAGCGGCTCTGCACAGAGGACGAGTGGGAGAAGGCATGCAAGGGACCGGGCAACGCGCGCTTCGCGTACGGGAACGATTACCTTCAGGGCACGTGCAATACGAAGATTCCCCAAGCGGGCATCGTGCCTTCCATCGCGGCGTCCGGGACGTCACCTCAGTGCGTCTCGCCGGGCTATCGCGTGGCCGACCTCTCCGGCAACGTCGCCGAGTGGACGGAGACCCGCATCGAGCGCCGGGGCACCATCCAGAAGGGTGGAGCCTTCAACGAGCCCTACGCCGACTCCCGCTGCAGCGCGGTGAAGTATGGCGACCCCGAGATGGCCTCCGCGTCGGTGGGCTTCCGTTGCTGCTCGAGCGCACAGCCATGA